The nucleotide sequence GATCCTAACAAAATAATAGCTGTAAGAAAAGACAGCCCACTCATAGTTGGTGTTGGTGAAAATGAAAATTTCATAGCATCAGATATACCTGCAATTTTAAAATACACCAAAAATGTAATATTAATTGAAAATAATGAATTTGTAGAGATTACAAAAGATTACATAAATATATACGATGAGTCTGGAAATTCTATTGAAAGAGAATCCATTGAAATCACATGGCAAGTTGAAGAAGCTGAGAAAGAAAATTTTGATCATTTCACACTTAAAGAAATTCATGAACAACCAAAGACACTGAAAAACATATTAAATCACAATATAATTAAAAATAAATTAAATATTCAAAACCTAAATATAACAGAGGAAGAACTGAGAAATTTTAATAAATTTTACATTGTCGGATGTGGTACAGCCTATAATGCAGGGTTAATCGGAAAATATATTTTTAGAAAATTTGTAGGAATAGATATTATATGTGAAATAGCCTCAGAATTCAGATACAACGATCCAATAATTGATGACAAAACTTTAGTTATTTGTATTTCACAGTCAGGTGAAACTTTAGATACGATTCAGAGTATAAGACTTGCAAAAGAAAAGGGAGCAAAGATATTAAGCATAGTTAACATTATCGGATCTTCAATAACTCGTGAATCGGATTATATATTCTATACAATCGGTGGACCTGAAATAGGAGTTGCATCAACAAAAATTTTCACATGCCAATTACTTGCTTTAAATCTTATTGCACTAGAGTTTGGAAAGTTGTTGAAATTTTTAAACGATAACCAAATTGAAAAATTTTTAAAAGAGCTTCAAACAATTCCAGAAAAAGCCCAGACAATACTAGATAATACTCAAAAAATTAAAGACATTGCACATAAACAATTCCAAAATGAAAATATTTTTTATATGGGACGAACTCTAGATATGGATATTTCATTTGAGGCAAGTCTTAAACTCAAAGAAATTTCATATATAAATTCTTTTGCAATAGGTGCTGGAGAATTAAAACATGGAACAATAGCACTCGTTAATGATAAAACCTTTGTTGTTGCTCTCTCGACTCAAGACAAATTAATAGAAAAAATGATGGCCAATACAAAAGAAGTTAAAGCACGTGGAGCAAAAGTTTTAGCTATTACAAAAGAAACTTTAAAGTTCCCAAATGATTGTTGCGACGAACTTATATTAATACCTAATACATTAGATATTTTTACTCCACTATTATCTATAATTCCATTGCAGCTTTTTGCTTATTATGTTTCAACATTTAGAGGTAACGACGTTGACAAGCCTCGCAATCTTGCAAAATCTGTAACAGTTGAATAAAAGGCTACTAGTTAACTAGTAGCCTTTTATTTAAGCAATTTTCTTTAATGATCCCTTTAAATTTTTAACTATATTTTTAAATTCATTTTCATTAACCATAGTTTCAGCAACAACTCTTAAGGCAAATTCATTAGAGCATCCCTTGGAAACAATCGTATCATACTTACTAACCCAATATCTTAACCCCTCATTATCAGACTCTCTGTTAACGATAACTTTATAAAGTCCCTCAATTTTTGATTCAGTTGTTGATCTTAATGTTAAAAATTCCTCTTCAGATAATAAATTTATCACAAAATTTTCAAAACTAACTTTTCCACTAGATAAGCTATCAATCCAAAATTTAAATCCTTTTTCATCTGGATTTCTATTTAAAGAATTAAAATATACAGATCTTACAAAATTATTAATGTCGCTTGTTTCTTGAAGAGTTTTAAATGGTGCAACGTTTAAAACTATCCTATTTCCATCTTTTGAATCAAAATATATTTTTAAATCTGAATACTTCTTTGATGGAACTAAATTACTAACAGTCAATTTACCATTTAAAAATTTTATATCTAAGCCTTCTATATTACTTTTAAAATCCGTTACTCCTATTGCAAATTTTTTAATATCATCATTTAAATTTAAATCAATTTTAATATCTTCAATATTTGAATTGTTTATATCATCACTCGTTAGTGTATAATATAAAATTTTTGAATTTGATGATCCTTGATTTTCATTTTTATCGGATTGAAGCGTTTTGAACATACCATTATCTACAACTTTCTCAATATTTTCACTTTTAGTTACGATATCATAAGTATAATTTAAATTTTCTCTTAACCCTGTAAGATTTAAAACCAAATTATCTCTCTTAGGTAATTCAGCAGTTTTAAATACTTTCCCATCAAGTTTCAAAACTAAATAAAGAGGATAATATTCGTTTGGCAAATTATTTTCTAAAATCTTAATTTTCACATTGTCCGTTCCTTCAAACTCAACTTGTGTTTTAATCTTAAGAGTACTTGCCTCAATTGACGGAGAAAATATTGTATTCTTAGAACTACCTTCACCATATGAGCAAGAAACATATAAATTGTAATTCTTTGATTGATCTAAATTTTTAATTTCTGTAGCAAATTGCCCTCTTCTATTTAAAGTTAATTTTTCGCTTTCATAAACCTTATTATTGTTTTCATCTAAAGCCAAAACACGTAAATCTCCATCACTAAATTTTGGATCAACGTTTCCAGTAAATGAAATTGAGTTTCTATGGCTTATCATATTTACATTTTGAACAACCATTACTTGTGATGCACTTGCAGAAGTTGCAGATACCCCACATACTAAGATAGGAAATGATGAAAGTAAAGCAGACAATTTTTTATACATAAATTTTCTCCTTAGATTACAATTCATTTAAATCTTTATCTTAATATTATTTTAACAATTATGTAATAAATTTGCAACTATTTTTTTAAATATTTTAAAAAATAAAAAGCTCACCAATTAATGGTAAGCTTTCAATTAATTAAATTAAATACCTAAATCTTTAAGTCTAGCTTGGAATTCTGATTCACTAATCATTTCATTAGCTATTGACGTTAAAGCTGATGAATCAGACTGATTACTTCTCTTAAGATCTTCAAATTTATCTGTCCAATATTTTAAACCTACAGCGTCAGAATTTCTATTAACTATTACTTTATATAAAGCGTCTATTTTTGCACTAGTTGTAGTATTTAAAATTGAAAATTCTTTCTCTGATAATAAATTCATAATAAAATTCTCAGGTGATATAACTTTTTTTATTAATTGGTTTTCCCAATAAGAAAATCCTTTTTCATCAGGTTGTCTATTTAAAGAATATTTGTAAACATCAATTATAAATTGTCTTACTTTAGATTCGCTAGATTTAGTTGTAAATGATGCAACCGTTACTCTTCTACTAGTTCCACTCTTATCAGTGTAAGATATAGTTAAATTTCCATAATGTCTTCCAGGAATTAATCCTACTAACTCTATATTTCCATTTCTATATGTTACAGTAACATCATTAATACTAGTAGAAAAATTTCTACCCTCATTCATACTGCTAACCAAACTTGTATTTGAAACTGGTATAATTGCTGTAGTATCTTTTATTGTTGCTCTGTTTATATCAGCTTCCTTAATTTCATAAATGTTTGATGAAATTGAACTATTGTTATTTGAACTTCCACTAGACGATGATGATGAAGTTAATGTTCTAAATGATCCTCTATATAAAGAGCTTTTATTTGATTCATTAATTATTTCATAATAATAGTCAGTATTTGGGTTAAGATTTGTTAATCTAAACTTTCTTGAACGCCATGCATCTTCAGCATAATTACCAATATATGTACCATTATAATAATCTCTATACAAATACAATCTTAATGAATCATTAAGATTCGTACGCACTTCTATATTAGCTGAATTATACGTTCTATCTAAAACTGACACATTTATACTATAATTTGGCGAATATGAATTAGATAATGTTCTAAATGATCCTCTATATAAAGATCTGTTATCTGATTCACTAACTATTTCATAATAATAATCCGTATTTTGGTTAAGATTTATTAATCTAAATCTTCCTGAAAGCCATGAGTCTTCACTATAATTACCAACATAAGTACCATTATAATAATCTCTATACAAATACAATCTTAATGAATCATTAACATTTGTACGTACTTCTATATTGGCTGAATCAGTAGTCCTATCTACAACTGACACACTTATACTGGAATTTGATGAAGATGAAGAAGATGATGATGATAAAGGTAACGTTCTAAATGTTCCACTATATACAAGTCGATCTGATTCATCAAATATTTTATAAGTATAATCTGTTTCTGGAGTAAGACCCGATAATCTAAACTCTCTTGATCCCATTGAAGATTCATTATAACTATAAATTTTAACATCATCATAATCTCTGTATAAATCTAAAGTAAACGAATCAGTGGAATTAGTATATATATCCACAATAGCTGAACTAGTAGTCTTGTCTACAACTGATGCACTTACATTTACAATAGGATCAAACTCAATAACTTCATCTCCTATTCCGCCGTTAATAGTTATGTCATACTTTGGAACTATAATTTTCGATGTTGTATCTGCTGTATCCTTTGTAGTTTGAGATGATATAGCAAAAGCTGTAACAGTCCCACATACTGAAATAGACAATGATAAAATCAAGGTAAGTAATTTTTTATACATAAATTTTCTCCTTAGATTACAATTCATTTAAATATTTGTCTTAATATTATTTAAACAATCATGTAACAATTTTACAACTATTTTTTAAAAATTTTCTAAAAAAATATAAAGCCTACCATAAAGGTAAGCTTTAAATTAAAGACCTAATGACTTAACTCTAGCTTGGAATTCTGATTCATTAACCATTTCATTAACTATAGATGATAGAGCTAAAGAATCAGTGTAACCATTACCCTTTAAAGCATCAAATTTATCTGTCCAGAATTTTAATCCTGTTGCATCAGATTTTCTAGCAACAATTACTTCATATAAAGCTTCAACTCTTGAAGCAGTTGTTGAGTTTAAGTTTAAAAATTCTTTCTCTGATAATAAGTTTGTAACAAAGTTTTCTGGAGTTGTAACCTTAGTTGACAATTGGTTT is from Candidatus Arthromitus sp. SFB-rat-Yit and encodes:
- the glmS gene encoding glutamine--fructose-6-phosphate transaminase (isomerizing), which produces MCGIIGYTGSKNALPILIHGLKKLEYRGYDSAGIALLSQGSIFIEKSKGNISNLERKLSNIKLTSNIGIGHTRWATHGEPSDINAHPHTNSINTIAIVHNGIIENYIELKELLEKNFNIKLKSETDTEVIAHLIDHLWNGNLLSTLYKVTQKLTGSYALSVIAKDDPNKIIAVRKDSPLIVGVGENENFIASDIPAILKYTKNVILIENNEFVEITKDYINIYDESGNSIERESIEITWQVEEAEKENFDHFTLKEIHEQPKTLKNILNHNIIKNKLNIQNLNITEEELRNFNKFYIVGCGTAYNAGLIGKYIFRKFVGIDIICEIASEFRYNDPIIDDKTLVICISQSGETLDTIQSIRLAKEKGAKILSIVNIIGSSITRESDYIFYTIGGPEIGVASTKIFTCQLLALNLIALEFGKLLKFLNDNQIEKFLKELQTIPEKAQTILDNTQKIKDIAHKQFQNENIFYMGRTLDMDISFEASLKLKEISYINSFAIGAGELKHGTIALVNDKTFVVALSTQDKLIEKMMANTKEVKARGAKVLAITKETLKFPNDCCDELILIPNTLDIFTPLLSIIPLQLFAYYVSTFRGNDVDKPRNLAKSVTVE
- a CDS encoding DUF4214 domain-containing protein, with protein sequence MYKKLSALLSSFPILVCGVSATSASASQVMVVQNVNMISHRNSISFTGNVDPKFSDGDLRVLALDENNNKVYESEKLTLNRRGQFATEIKNLDQSKNYNLYVSCSYGEGSSKNTIFSPSIEASTLKIKTQVEFEGTDNVKIKILENNLPNEYYPLYLVLKLDGKVFKTAELPKRDNLVLNLTGLRENLNYTYDIVTKSENIEKVVDNGMFKTLQSDKNENQGSSNSKILYYTLTSDDINNSNIEDIKIDLNLNDDIKKFAIGVTDFKSNIEGLDIKFLNGKLTVSNLVPSKKYSDLKIYFDSKDGNRIVLNVAPFKTLQETSDINNFVRSVYFNSLNRNPDEKGFKFWIDSLSSGKVSFENFVINLLSEEEFLTLRSTTESKIEGLYKVIVNRESDNEGLRYWVSKYDTIVSKGCSNEFALRVVAETMVNENEFKNIVKNLKGSLKKIA
- a CDS encoding DUF4214 domain-containing protein produces the protein MYKKLLTLILSLSISVCGTVTAFAISSQTTKDTADTTSKIIVPKYDITINGGIGDEVIEFDPIVNVSASVVDKTTSSAIVDIYTNSTDSFTLDLYRDYDDVKIYSYNESSMGSREFRLSGLTPETDYTYKIFDESDRLVYSGTFRTLPLSSSSSSSSSNSSISVSVVDRTTDSANIEVRTNVNDSLRLYLYRDYYNGTYVGNYSEDSWLSGRFRLINLNQNTDYYYEIVSESDNRSLYRGSFRTLSNSYSPNYSINVSVLDRTYNSANIEVRTNLNDSLRLYLYRDYYNGTYIGNYAEDAWRSRKFRLTNLNPNTDYYYEIINESNKSSLYRGSFRTLTSSSSSSGSSNNNSSISSNIYEIKEADINRATIKDTTAIIPVSNTSLVSSMNEGRNFSTSINDVTVTYRNGNIELVGLIPGRHYGNLTISYTDKSGTSRRVTVASFTTKSSESKVRQFIIDVYKYSLNRQPDEKGFSYWENQLIKKVISPENFIMNLLSEKEFSILNTTTSAKIDALYKVIVNRNSDAVGLKYWTDKFEDLKRSNQSDSSALTSIANEMISESEFQARLKDLGI